The following are encoded together in the Erwinia sp. E602 genome:
- a CDS encoding LacI family DNA-binding transcriptional regulator, whose amino-acid sequence MTNNSVKEKQAQKSTASDVAELAGVSKWTVLRAFKSGASISPEARELVMNAANKLGFRPNLLARGLKQRKTNIIGVVTDEFSNPHTLKMLQETTRQLNERGYMALLLNVDSGEDYQSVMQMAGQMQVDGLLFLATIFSDELITTAETLHHIPSIHVCRSTNNADVEAISVDGFTAGTEIARLLLGQGYQRFGYLKGLNNATTELMRLEGYVACLEEAGQSLHKVLEAGHYDRDLAYKVTLEYLKKTRGADRIDALFCENDVLAFGAMQAIRDFGQGTHIGVVGFDDVAEAHFPAWHLTTWAQRSDLQIAEALNRLLENRADDSGAWRRGELKLRHSHLGKGVLPDIAQCGCASRH is encoded by the coding sequence ATGACAAACAACAGCGTAAAAGAGAAGCAGGCGCAAAAATCCACCGCCAGCGATGTGGCCGAACTGGCCGGGGTTTCGAAATGGACGGTGTTACGTGCGTTCAAATCCGGAGCATCCATTTCACCTGAAGCCCGTGAGCTGGTGATGAACGCCGCCAACAAACTGGGCTTCCGCCCTAACCTGCTGGCGCGCGGCTTAAAGCAGCGCAAAACCAACATTATTGGCGTGGTCACCGATGAGTTCAGCAATCCGCATACCCTGAAGATGCTGCAGGAAACCACCCGCCAGCTAAACGAACGCGGCTATATGGCGCTGCTGCTCAACGTCGACTCCGGCGAAGATTATCAGTCGGTGATGCAGATGGCCGGGCAGATGCAGGTAGACGGGCTGCTGTTCCTCGCCACTATTTTCAGCGATGAGCTGATTACCACGGCGGAGACGCTGCACCATATTCCGTCGATCCACGTCTGCCGCAGTACCAATAATGCCGATGTGGAAGCGATCAGCGTCGATGGTTTCACGGCAGGAACGGAGATCGCCAGGCTGCTGCTTGGTCAGGGCTATCAGCGTTTTGGCTACCTGAAGGGGCTGAACAATGCGACCACCGAGCTGATGCGTCTGGAGGGGTACGTGGCCTGTCTGGAAGAGGCGGGGCAGTCGCTGCATAAGGTGCTGGAAGCCGGCCATTACGATCGCGATCTGGCTTATAAGGTCACGCTTGAGTACCTGAAGAAAACCCGCGGCGCGGATCGCATCGACGCGCTGTTCTGTGAGAACGACGTGCTGGCCTTTGGAGCCATGCAGGCGATCCGCGACTTTGGCCAGGGAACGCATATCGGCGTGGTCGGTTTTGATGACGTGGCCGAAGCGCACTTCCCGGCGTGGCACCTGACCACCTGGGCGCAGCGCAGCGATCTGCAGATTGCCGAAGCGCTGAACCGCCTGCTGGAAAACCGTGCCGACGACAGCGGCGCGTGGCGGCGCGGGGAGCTGAAGTTGCGCCACTCCCATCTGGGTAAAGGCGTGCTGCCGGACATCGCCCAGTGTGGTTGTGCCAGCCGACACTGA
- a CDS encoding fimbrial protein, giving the protein MKKILLSVAAAAIALTAVNAQAANGTVAFTGQIVKATCTVDNDSKNQSVFIGKYPTTAFSAAGDVTASKAFNIKLVNCDTGSYSLRFDGPTLAGYPNLLAVSAATGVGIEILSNDEKIIPINQTASTTALAAITNTAASGSTANGTATFNLKARYKSTTANVTEGAANASSTFTIEYN; this is encoded by the coding sequence ATGAAAAAAATCCTGTTATCTGTGGCTGCAGCAGCCATCGCTCTGACCGCAGTAAACGCACAGGCTGCTAACGGCACCGTTGCTTTCACCGGCCAGATTGTTAAAGCGACCTGTACAGTTGATAACGACAGCAAAAACCAGAGCGTGTTCATCGGTAAATACCCGACTACCGCGTTCAGCGCCGCCGGTGACGTGACCGCCTCTAAAGCGTTCAACATCAAGCTCGTTAACTGTGACACCGGTTCTTACAGCCTGCGTTTTGACGGCCCGACTCTGGCTGGCTACCCGAACCTGCTGGCCGTAAGCGCAGCGACCGGCGTGGGTATCGAGATTCTGTCTAACGACGAGAAAATCATCCCAATCAACCAGACTGCATCCACCACTGCACTGGCTGCTATCACCAACACCGCAGCGTCAGGTTCTACTGCTAACGGCACCGCGACTTTCAACCTGAAAGCGCGTTACAAGTCGACTACCGCTAACGTGACTGAAGGCGCGGCAAACGCCAGCTCTACCTTCACCATCGAATACAACTAA
- a CDS encoding molecular chaperone — MKKLLAAALCCVSLSAAAGIQVDATRVIYNGDSKSASLDIHNDQNDTYMVQTWLDHGDATKMPKDIPIQVVPPVLKLAGKKEAVLRFIYSGNGLPQDRESVFWVNVQEIPPAPKEENVLQIAVRTRIKLFYRPAGLNTTLQQQAEALKWHRQGSQLVVDNPGPLNVTLGTITIKNSAGKEEKVNAEMVKAFSNATIKLPAGTENSKQFTFTFINDFGGNTQVKDIRL, encoded by the coding sequence ATGAAAAAATTACTGGCCGCCGCCCTGTGCTGTGTTTCTCTGAGTGCCGCTGCAGGTATTCAGGTTGATGCAACCCGCGTGATTTACAACGGCGATAGCAAGTCGGCTTCACTGGATATCCATAACGACCAGAACGACACCTATATGGTGCAGACCTGGCTGGATCACGGTGACGCGACCAAAATGCCGAAAGATATCCCGATTCAGGTGGTACCACCGGTGTTAAAACTGGCCGGTAAAAAAGAAGCCGTACTGCGCTTTATTTATTCAGGTAACGGGCTGCCGCAGGATCGCGAGTCGGTATTCTGGGTTAACGTGCAGGAAATTCCGCCGGCACCAAAAGAAGAAAACGTACTGCAAATTGCCGTGCGCACGCGAATTAAGTTGTTCTACCGCCCGGCCGGCCTGAATACCACCCTGCAGCAGCAGGCTGAGGCGCTGAAATGGCACCGTCAGGGTAGCCAGCTGGTGGTGGATAATCCGGGGCCGCTTAATGTCACCCTGGGAACCATTACGATTAAAAACAGTGCGGGCAAAGAAGAGAAGGTTAACGCAGAAATGGTTAAAGCATTCAGTAATGCGACGATCAAACTGCCGGCCGGCACTGAAAACAGTAAGCAGTTTACTTTCACCTTTATCAATGATTTTGGTGGCAACACCCAGGTGAAAGATATCCGTCTGTAA
- a CDS encoding fimbria/pilus outer membrane usher protein encodes MFYSAGREKAGRQGTRKFPLKRALVSTLLLLKFSPTLAEEQFNTSFIHGDASSVAALSASDDILPGSYPFDIYVNAERVDHKDVEFRKTDPAKPIQVCIPVKDYLAYGIELQKLSGDPADCFDLPAHLQGASVTYDAAIQKVDISVPQIFMIPTPKGAISSRLYDDGINAAFINYNFSGSKNRTKNSGDSDYLYTSTQNGLNLGRWRLRNNSNWQKQSEGPGKLTSVATWAETDIVPWRSRVQLGQRSTSNAVFDSFQFRGVQLFSVPEILPDSLRGYAPVVRGVARTNARVEIRQNGYTVYSTNVAPGPFELSDIYPSTLSGNLAVTVFEADGSKQNFIVPFSSISNMLRAGIWEYALTAGKYQDGSGNSYQPRFIQGTVSRGMGGDYTPYGGLLVADHYRSAVLGVGKSLGMFGAASFDTAWSDTELASGDRKQGASFRFLYSKSLNAMGTELQIAGYRYSTSGYYDFSDAVTERASYENGQYRNEYDDTTASSDGTPSWANTTKNYYYSDRYNNKRQRVELTVSQHLGPVSLYSTLTNQTYWGSGNRDRTLQVGLNSMYKDVSYGLFVQDSRSNYGQKDRTMNFTLSVPFTVFGQKPVTASLNMAHSKQSGDSYSTGMGGSLLDDNRLNYYLQTGHAENGGQTTMADVGYMGSMGNAQVGYSWNENYSQSSLNLSGGVLAHRGGVTLSQPMQNTIVLVEARDAKGVRLENQPGVAVDRFGYAVMTSATAYRHNRVALNTEDIGAGLDIPLAARDVVPTYGAISRVTFETRTGQSLLLHLKIAEGNYPAIGATVFNDAGANIGTVGTTGTAYVSGVSEHQHLQVKWGEGAGSACEVVLPGFKDLNAAGYQELSLACTPK; translated from the coding sequence ATGTTTTATTCAGCGGGCAGGGAAAAAGCAGGTCGCCAGGGAACGCGCAAGTTTCCCCTGAAGCGCGCGCTGGTGTCCACGCTGCTGCTGCTGAAATTCTCTCCGACGCTGGCAGAAGAACAGTTCAATACCTCATTCATTCACGGCGATGCCTCCAGCGTTGCCGCGCTGTCCGCCAGTGATGATATTCTGCCTGGCAGCTATCCGTTTGATATTTATGTCAACGCTGAGCGAGTCGATCATAAAGACGTCGAGTTTCGTAAAACCGATCCGGCTAAACCGATTCAGGTGTGCATCCCGGTAAAAGATTACCTGGCCTACGGCATTGAGCTGCAAAAGCTGAGTGGCGATCCGGCGGACTGTTTTGACCTGCCGGCCCATCTGCAGGGTGCCAGCGTGACCTATGACGCGGCCATCCAGAAAGTGGATATCTCGGTTCCGCAGATTTTCATGATCCCGACGCCAAAAGGGGCGATCTCATCGCGCCTGTATGACGACGGTATCAACGCCGCCTTTATCAATTACAACTTCAGCGGTTCTAAAAATCGCACGAAAAACAGCGGCGACAGCGATTATCTCTACACCTCCACCCAGAATGGCCTGAACCTTGGCCGCTGGCGGCTGCGCAATAATTCAAACTGGCAGAAACAGAGCGAAGGCCCCGGTAAGCTGACCTCGGTCGCCACCTGGGCGGAAACCGATATCGTACCCTGGCGCTCCAGGGTGCAGCTCGGGCAGCGCAGCACCAGCAACGCGGTGTTTGACAGCTTCCAGTTCCGTGGCGTGCAGCTGTTCAGCGTGCCGGAAATTCTGCCGGACAGCCTGCGTGGCTATGCACCGGTGGTTCGCGGCGTGGCTCGCACCAATGCACGGGTGGAGATCCGCCAGAACGGCTATACCGTTTACAGCACTAACGTCGCCCCCGGCCCATTTGAGCTGAGCGATATCTACCCCAGTACCCTGAGCGGTAACCTGGCGGTGACGGTGTTTGAGGCGGACGGTTCAAAACAGAACTTTATCGTGCCGTTCTCGTCGATCAGCAACATGCTGCGCGCCGGCATCTGGGAATACGCGCTGACCGCCGGTAAATATCAGGACGGCAGCGGAAACAGCTACCAGCCGCGCTTTATTCAGGGCACGGTTTCCCGTGGTATGGGCGGTGACTACACGCCGTACGGCGGGCTGCTGGTGGCGGATCACTACCGTTCGGCGGTACTCGGCGTGGGTAAAAGCCTCGGCATGTTCGGTGCGGCATCGTTCGATACCGCCTGGTCTGATACCGAGCTGGCCAGCGGCGACCGCAAGCAGGGGGCCAGCTTCCGCTTCCTCTACTCCAAGTCGCTGAACGCCATGGGCACCGAGCTGCAGATCGCCGGTTACCGCTACTCTACGTCCGGCTACTATGACTTCAGCGATGCGGTCACCGAGCGTGCCAGCTATGAGAACGGCCAGTACCGCAATGAGTATGATGACACCACGGCGAGCAGCGACGGCACGCCATCCTGGGCAAATACCACTAAAAATTATTATTATTCCGATCGTTACAACAACAAGCGTCAGCGCGTTGAGCTGACGGTCAGCCAGCATCTTGGCCCGGTTTCGCTCTATTCAACGCTGACCAACCAGACTTACTGGGGCAGCGGCAATCGCGACCGTACCCTGCAGGTCGGGCTGAACAGCATGTACAAAGACGTCAGCTATGGCCTGTTTGTCCAGGACAGCCGCAGTAACTATGGCCAGAAAGATCGCACCATGAACTTCACGCTGTCGGTGCCGTTTACCGTCTTTGGCCAGAAGCCGGTGACTGCCAGCCTCAACATGGCGCACAGCAAGCAGAGCGGCGACAGCTACAGCACCGGCATGGGCGGTTCGCTGCTGGATGACAACCGCCTGAACTACTACCTGCAGACCGGCCATGCGGAGAACGGCGGGCAGACCACCATGGCCGACGTGGGCTATATGGGCAGCATGGGTAACGCGCAGGTGGGGTACAGCTGGAATGAGAACTACAGCCAGAGCTCGCTGAACCTGAGCGGCGGCGTGCTGGCGCACCGCGGCGGCGTAACTCTGTCGCAGCCGATGCAGAACACCATTGTGCTGGTGGAAGCCAGAGATGCCAAAGGCGTGCGGCTGGAAAACCAGCCTGGCGTCGCCGTTGACCGCTTTGGTTACGCGGTGATGACCTCGGCCACCGCTTACCGTCATAACCGCGTGGCGCTCAACACCGAAGATATCGGTGCCGGGCTGGATATTCCGCTGGCAGCAAGAGACGTGGTGCCGACTTACGGTGCCATCAGCCGGGTGACCTTTGAAACCCGCACCGGGCAGAGCTTATTGCTGCACCTGAAAATCGCCGAAGGTAACTATCCGGCAATCGGGGCTACGGTGTTTAACGATGCGGGTGCCAATATCGGTACCGTGGGAACCACCGGTACGGCTTATGTCTCCGGCGTGAGTGAACATCAGCATCTGCAGGTAAAATGGGGCGAGGGTGCCGGGTCTGCCTGTGAAGTGGTCCTGCCTGGCTTTAAGGATCTGAACGCGGCGGGTTATCAGGAACTCAGTCTGGCTTGTACGCCAAAATAA
- a CDS encoding fimbrial protein, which translates to MFLHAFRGVKVAGYTLLALVLSLFSLNSYALSCKDASTGSISEVITLNQAIEVSTANLTAGTVLWRSPVYNSTFKCEDTNGYPSGENAYLYWDPLTQMQSIDPSIEVGVTYNSIDIKPTAGTKTDVGRGTVCNYGWYRNNYGYWVQGCMSPATPQTVKVSYSIYIKATGKSAPSSGKITNTGQYPVFQVDGVLGLNSTPNSNFRAYIAGLGNIRFISCSPQISVSGNSGSTVNFGTIASGRAQAGVTEKQVPFSVVANLTGAGQDCQGKTLVASFSTTYPTSGTDMIMPASDSGFGISISTADAPASFIPLNTSTSLGYVNGSVVQNNFVASLRWLNNSPKIGTFNASANVDVTFK; encoded by the coding sequence ATGTTTTTGCACGCTTTTCGCGGCGTAAAGGTGGCCGGTTACACGCTGCTGGCGCTGGTACTGAGCCTGTTTTCACTCAACAGTTACGCTTTGTCCTGCAAAGATGCCTCTACCGGTTCGATCTCTGAGGTCATTACCCTCAACCAGGCGATAGAGGTTTCCACCGCTAACCTGACGGCGGGCACCGTGCTGTGGCGTTCGCCGGTCTATAACTCCACCTTTAAGTGCGAGGATACCAACGGCTATCCGAGTGGTGAGAACGCCTATCTCTACTGGGATCCGTTGACGCAGATGCAGAGCATCGATCCCTCTATTGAGGTGGGTGTCACCTACAACAGTATTGATATTAAACCGACGGCGGGAACCAAAACCGACGTGGGCAGAGGGACTGTATGTAACTATGGCTGGTACAGAAATAATTATGGTTACTGGGTGCAGGGCTGCATGTCACCTGCCACGCCTCAGACAGTTAAGGTCAGTTACTCGATTTATATCAAAGCCACCGGCAAATCCGCACCGTCCAGCGGTAAGATTACCAATACCGGACAGTACCCGGTCTTCCAGGTGGATGGCGTTCTGGGGCTGAACAGCACGCCAAACAGTAACTTCCGCGCCTACATCGCCGGGCTGGGCAATATCCGCTTTATCTCCTGCTCGCCGCAGATCAGCGTCTCGGGCAACAGCGGTTCGACGGTGAACTTTGGCACCATCGCCTCCGGCAGAGCCCAGGCGGGCGTCACCGAGAAGCAGGTGCCGTTCTCGGTGGTGGCTAACCTGACCGGTGCCGGCCAGGATTGCCAGGGTAAAACGCTGGTGGCCAGCTTCAGTACCACCTATCCGACCAGCGGTACTGATATGATCATGCCTGCCAGCGACAGCGGATTTGGTATTTCGATCTCCACCGCCGATGCGCCAGCCAGTTTTATTCCGCTGAATACCAGCACTTCACTGGGTTATGTGAACGGGAGTGTGGTACAAAATAACTTTGTGGCCAGCCTGCGTTGGCTCAACAATTCGCCAAAAATAGGGACCTTCAATGCGTCGGCAAATGTGGACGTTACCTTTAAGTAG
- a CDS encoding EAL domain-containing protein has product MLEPVPQPAIKYVFHPMFSAHGKLLAFECLSRFSAAPVNDSNFVERYFLHASAEERNAILLAQIELIEAHQQWFNDRGIIVTLNVDDHTLSLLEQSEVMDRIKQIGCIHFEVHELSSRLFRHHKLHSLLSSHYSLWLDDFGNGIAEMNMLSAYAFRFIKIDKHVFWKYWQDEQGQARLASLLDELQQNQFKVVIEGIETIAQRQWLEDMPYYALQGRLWCEMSMEELKELPAVNDA; this is encoded by the coding sequence ATGCTGGAACCTGTGCCCCAGCCGGCGATTAAATACGTATTTCATCCGATGTTCAGCGCGCACGGTAAGCTGCTGGCCTTTGAGTGTTTGTCGCGCTTCAGCGCGGCACCGGTCAATGACAGTAACTTCGTCGAGCGCTATTTTTTGCATGCCAGCGCGGAAGAGCGCAACGCGATCCTGCTGGCGCAGATTGAACTGATCGAGGCGCACCAGCAGTGGTTTAACGATCGCGGCATTATCGTCACCCTTAACGTGGATGACCACACGCTCAGCCTGCTGGAGCAGAGCGAGGTGATGGACCGCATCAAGCAGATCGGCTGCATCCACTTTGAAGTCCACGAACTCTCTTCGCGCCTGTTCCGCCACCACAAGCTGCACAGCCTGCTCTCCAGCCACTACTCCCTGTGGCTGGATGACTTCGGTAACGGTATTGCCGAGATGAATATGCTGTCGGCCTACGCCTTCCGCTTTATCAAAATTGATAAGCACGTGTTCTGGAAATACTGGCAGGACGAACAGGGGCAGGCACGGCTGGCCTCACTGCTCGATGAGCTGCAGCAGAACCAGTTTAAGGTCGTGATTGAAGGGATTGAAACCATCGCCCAGCGCCAGTGGCTGGAAGATATGCCTTATTATGCGCTGCAGGGGCGGCTGTGGTGTGAAATGAGCATGGAAGAGCTGAAAGAACTGCCCGCCGTTAATGATGCCTGA